A section of the Mesorhizobium loti genome encodes:
- a CDS encoding acyl-homoserine-lactone synthase — MIELIAPGWYGAFADELHEIHRLRYRVFKERLDWKVRTTGGFEIDSFDPLKPHYLVLRDSVGGGVRLLPPTGPTMLRDAFSRLLEGRTAPEEPSVWESSRFAPNLPLYAPTGSGSIAAAAYELLAGMIEFGLSRQVTHIVMATDLRMERILRRAGWPLARIGPPQTIGTSRADAGCLDVSEERLAAVRHNGSLGGPILWGPVLCTGA, encoded by the coding sequence ATGATTGAGCTTATTGCGCCCGGCTGGTACGGCGCCTTTGCCGACGAACTTCACGAAATCCACCGCCTGCGCTACCGCGTCTTCAAGGAACGGCTCGACTGGAAGGTACGCACGACCGGCGGCTTCGAGATCGATTCATTCGATCCCCTGAAACCGCACTATCTTGTGTTGCGCGATTCCGTCGGGGGCGGCGTACGCCTTCTGCCCCCGACGGGGCCGACGATGTTGCGAGATGCCTTTTCGAGGCTGTTGGAGGGGAGAACGGCACCCGAGGAACCGAGTGTCTGGGAAAGCAGCCGTTTCGCCCCTAATCTTCCACTGTATGCGCCGACGGGCAGTGGGAGTATTGCTGCTGCCGCCTATGAACTCCTCGCTGGCATGATCGAGTTCGGTTTGTCGCGGCAGGTCACCCATATCGTCATGGCTACGGATTTGCGCATGGAGCGAATCCTGCGTCGCGCCGGGTGGCCGCTGGCCCGGATCGGTCCGCCCCAGACAATCGGCACGTCGCGCGCCGATGCCGGCTGTTTGGATGTCTCAGAGGAGAGACTTGCTGCGGTCCGCCACAATGGCAGTCTTGGCGGTCCCATATTGTGGGGCCCGGTGCTCTGCACGGGCGCCTGA
- a CDS encoding iron-sulfur cluster assembly accessory protein produces MITLTENAVAAVKAALSRADEPAEGFRMMVEAGGCAGLKYLMGLESVSREGDAIMETDGVKVFVDANSQPHLAGMTVDFITDLESSGFVFDNPNARDKCACGKCFG; encoded by the coding sequence ATGATCACACTCACTGAAAACGCCGTCGCCGCTGTCAAGGCCGCGCTTTCCCGCGCCGACGAACCGGCTGAAGGCTTTCGCATGATGGTCGAGGCGGGCGGCTGCGCCGGCCTCAAATACCTGATGGGTCTGGAAAGCGTCTCGCGCGAGGGCGATGCCATCATGGAGACGGACGGGGTCAAGGTGTTCGTCGACGCAAACTCCCAGCCGCATCTCGCCGGCATGACCGTTGACTTCATCACGGACCTGGAGTCCTCGGGCTTTGTCTTCGACAATCCCAATGCGCGGGACAAATGCGCCTGCGGCAAGTGCTTCGGCTAG